The Verrucomicrobiia bacterium genome segment ATTTTAATCCACCCGCTGGATATGGGAGAGCCAGAGCCGCCGCGGGGCAATAAGCGGCTTATGCGCACCGTTAAATGTACTGCAACGGGCGCAGAAGAGCTCCAAAAGCCAGGCCTGGCGAAGTGTCACGTTTTTGCTCATGATCTCTATTTCTGCGAGGAGCTCCAGTGCATAGTGGGCAAAATGAGCGCGGGGGCCGCCCACCTCACGCTTAAAGTGATTTCTCAACAAAGCAACCAAACCAAAGTAAGCACCTTCATCGTCTTTTTCCCACCGCCTGGCCAAGCGGCGCGCTTCCATCCACTTCCCCGCCTGAACGGCGTTGATAATTTCAAAGGGACTGACTGAATCCAATACCATCCCTGCGGCACGCTCAATATCAGGCAAGCTGAGGATGTTCCCCTGCATTAAAAGCACCGCACTATCTACCACTTGTTGGACAACCCAGGTCCGATGGTCGTGCAGGACGCTGTCACCGGTGCGAATCTTGCCTTCAATGCGTTGCTGCCTCTCCACCTGCATAAGGTGGCGCTCCAACCAACGAACTGCTTCAGGCTGTGCCTCAACACCCGCCTCACGCAGCGCCTGCTGCACCAAGGACCGGTCAGAACCCGCCGTAAATACTTTTACCTCGGCCTGCTTTTTTTCCTCGTGTTCAGCAAACCAAGTTAACAGGGCGTTAGAAGGTGGCAAATGCCTGTCTTCCCAAAAGACTACCGTAACCGTATCGGAAAGGGTGCTCAGTTGCCGGCTTAAAATACTCACCACCTCCTTTACGCGGGCAGCGGTGGCGCCACTAGTCAGCCGCTTCACGACCACCAGCTGTGGGGAGGCAAACAAGCTTTGAGTTTCCAAAGCCTGTCTCAACTGCTTGAGAAGCTCTTCGTGGGGGAGCTCATCGGCATGGAGGATGTACTGCGTTGTCTCTCCATATTTCTGCAGGAACACGCCTACCCAACGCTGCATCTCACGTTGGCTGCGGCGATTATCGTTCCCGTAAAATAAGTACAAACGCGGTTTAGCCATGACTCTTCTTTGGTAGGTGAAACCGTAATTCTTTTGAACTAATTACCACTTTACTCTCTGGATGCCGTGCCCGCACGTCACTCGATACCCGCGCCCGTTGAACCCGTTCGGCCCATCGCTCTAATGCAGGCCACCAGAGAAGCAGCTCTCCCAATCTTTGGAGGAGGAAACTTAGCATACCACGGGAAAGGGCTGGCTGGTGGAGCGGCAACCGCTCGCCAAACTCGTGCATCCATTGGTTTTCCGCTCGAAAAGCCTGATATGCGCGCCCATCAACGAAGAGAGGGATAAGGTTATGAAAAACACGGGCATGATAGGAGTCGTGCGGGGTGATCTCCACGAAGTCTTCTATGGCAAAACGATTGGCACAAATCATTCCTGCTTCTTTGTTGGGGCGGATTTTTAAACCCAAGAGAGCAACGACTGCGGTAACCAAAAAGCGACTCAGGAAGATGT includes the following:
- a CDS encoding nucleotidyltransferase domain-containing protein, yielding MDTRTWMRYWRRAVFVAAVLRCVPFVRMVGLNGSMVTGTFRQQSDIDVYIVTKTGHIFLSRFLVTAVVALLGLKIRPNKEAGMICANRFAIEDFVEITPHDSYHARVFHNLIPLFVDGRAYQAFRAENQWMHEFGERLPLHQPALSRGMLSFLLQRLGELLLWWPALERWAERVQRARVSSDVRARHPESKVVISSKELRFHLPKKSHG